Proteins co-encoded in one Paenarthrobacter ureafaciens genomic window:
- the coaE gene encoding dephospho-CoA kinase (Dephospho-CoA kinase (CoaE) performs the final step in coenzyme A biosynthesis.): MLKIGLTGGIASGKSLVASRLRELGAVLIDADVLARQVVEPGTPGLAQVADAFGPDVIRSDGTLDRPALGAIVFQDPSRREVLNGIIHPLVRAAAAEMLAGVTQGGIVVQDIP; this comes from the coding sequence GTGCTGAAGATCGGGTTGACGGGCGGTATCGCCTCAGGGAAGTCGTTGGTGGCGTCGCGGTTGCGCGAATTGGGAGCAGTACTCATCGACGCCGATGTCCTCGCGCGGCAAGTGGTGGAACCCGGCACGCCCGGCCTGGCCCAGGTGGCCGACGCCTTCGGTCCGGACGTGATCCGGAGCGACGGCACCCTTGACCGCCCCGCGCTGGGCGCGATTGTGTTCCAGGACCCGTCCAGGCGGGAGGTGCTCAACGGCATCATCCACCCCTTGGTCCGTGCCGCCGCAGCCGAGATGCTGGCCGGCGTGACCCAGGGGGGCATCGTGGTGCAGGACATCCCCC